Genomic window (Alnus glutinosa chromosome 9, dhAlnGlut1.1, whole genome shotgun sequence):
AAAGTGAGAGCTTTGATTAGTTTATAAAGATTTTATccataaaaacagaaaagaaaaaaagcactCGTACAATTCTGATTGTCAGATAATTTGATTCTACCATCTAAAGGTAAGCACCACCTAGGCTAGCAGCTAGTATCACAAATTTGAAGAACGGTTGGaatcttataaaataataataacaataatcaaAATTGGGCCTTCTTTTACCACGTGGGTTGAGCATGCTAGTAATTAAGTCCAAGTTGTGAAGCCTCTAGGTCATTTACAAGAGAATTGTTTTactaactatttttatttttattttcaaaatttttttctcaaataatgtattaatcataaataaaatttacaattttgctAAACGTGTCgacatatcatttaaaaattatttttgagaaaaaaaaaataaaaaattagagcaTTTTCCCGTTCGGAAAGGACGAAGGTTAACGCCTAACGGACAGCGTGGCCCACCAGGGGGACAACTTTGCTGGGACACACCTCGTCCCTTCACTGTTCGTCACCAAAATCCCCCACGTCCCTTCACTGTTCTTACTTCTCAGGGCCAATTTCGCCATTTTCTGTCACATATCCGAAGTTCCGAACCAACACTGGCCTCAGACTCAGCCCTCTTGCTTTCTGTGGCCCGTCCCTTTACAAAATCCAAAATCCACTTCTGGGTCACCAAACCAAACCGCCAAATAAGCCTACGCCAGCTGTAGAGATCCCCCTCCACTCCCAGAACGCCACGTAACATCACATACCTCTTACTGAGTCCGTCATACCGTCCACGTCACCAAAAAGCTTGCTGAAAAACTCAAGTAGAGGCTCAATAGAAATCCGACGCGTGGCAAATGACTATCTGTCTCCCGCAGAACTGAAACCTCCAAGCTGGCCGGTGACACGGAGGATCTGTGGCGGAGATTTCAACCTCACGACGTCATTCACGAGACAAGAAAGCTCCAAAACCCAACCGAAAAAAGTCAAAACCCCGTAGATTCCCCACGCGACTCCCACCCTCCGATCATCATCCGACGGCCCGCGTTCTGTCTCTAACAGACCCCGCCTCCTCCACAAACAAACTTCTATAACCCCACGCACACGCAGAGTCACACTCACAGTCACTCACAGACAGATCTCCGCCTCCAACACCACATGGCGTCGATCGCTCTCACCTCCTCACTCTCCTTAgctcctccctccctcccttccCTCCGCTCCCGCAAACCCACTCGCTTCGCCGCTCAATTCCGCTCCATCTCCACCCCTTTCCATTTCTCACGGCAACCCAATTCCCTTTCTCTATCCAAATCCGCTTCCACTTCCCTATTCCAAACACGCCCTAACCCTAACCGTAACCAATCCAATGACACTAAATTTACCGTCAGATCCGCCGCTAGTGGTGGCGCGTCCGTGGCTGCGAAGCCTCCGTCTCCGCCGTGGCAAGGCGCCGCTATTAAGCCGCTGCTGGCTTCGATTGCGACGGGAGTTATCCTCTGGCTCGTGCCGGTTCCGTCGGGAGTATCGCGCAACGCCTGGCAGTTGCTCGCTGTCTTCCTCGCCACCATCGTCGGGATCATCACGCAGCCCTTGCCGCTCGGCGCCGTGGCTCTGATGGGCCTGGGCGCTTCGGTGCTGACCAAGACGCTCACCTTCTCCGCTGCATTCTCGGCCTTCGGCGACCCGATCCCCTGGCTCATCGCGCTCGCTTTCTTCTTCGCGCGCGGGTTCATCAAGACCGGGTTGGGGAACCGAATCGCGTACCAGTTCGTGTCCTTGTTTGGGAGCTCGTCGTTGGGGTTAGGGTACAGCTTGGTGTTCAGCGAGGCGCTCTTGGCGCCGGCGATTCCGTCTGTTTCGGCGAGGGCCGGCGGGATCTTCCTCCCGCTCGTGAAGTCGCTGTGCGTCGCGTGCGGTAGCAACGTCGGCGACGGGACCGAGGAGCGGCTGGGGTCGTGGCTGATGCTCACGTGCTTCCAGACCTCGGTGATCTCGTCGGCAATGTTCCTGACGGCAATGGCAGCGAACCCGCTGGCCGCGAACCTCACATTCAACACGATCAAGCAGACGATCGGGTGGACCGATTGGGCCAAGGCGGCGATCGTGCCCGGCTTGGTGTCGTTGATTGTGGTGCCGTTTCTTCTCTACGTGATTTACCCGCCGACGGTGAAGAGCAGCCCTGACGCGCCGAAATTGGCAAGGGAGAAGCTGGCGCAGATGGGTCCGATGTCTAAGAACGAGATTATTATGGCTGGGACTCTGCTTCTTACGGTATTAAATCTTTCTTTTATACTCAAATTTATTGGTTTTTGGGTTACTGATGCtttattcatttgttttgttttttgttttttattagtttgttaCCTCAAATTTTTATTCTATTGTTGCTTCTCTTTAACTTCAGTTTGCAACTTTTAATTATCATGTCATTAGCTCTATACCCATTGCCTATATGCATATTTGCAGTAGTCCTTGCCAGTAAGTTGAAATGGGTTCTTCTTCAAGTGATTTCCTCGTTTCAACTGGAAGTGCATTTAAATTTTGGACGGTGTTCTTTTTGGTAACAAGTCTATCTACTTAGGAGGAGATCATATCGGAATTGATCTTTTTGTTGCATTCAAGTGTATCAATTCAATAAGGATCTCTCTCCTGATTGAGGAGAATGCTATTTGGGCTAAAATGGTGGGGATGGATGCTGTGCTTTATCTCGTCTGTTCTTTTTTGTGTCAACAACGTGCTAGTGTCTGGGGCTTTGAAAGTAAGTCTGATTTTGGGCGGGGTAATTCATCTTCTTTTTCACTGATTGTTGTTGGGGTCCTTTGAGTGGGATAATACAAAAGAAGCTAATTTTTGGAGATCTTGAGGGTTTCACTATATATGTTCCTTTGGCATCTCTTTGTCAGTCTGTTTATTTTCATGGATGGTGAGTATTATGGTTACTTTTCCTGAAAATTAATATGGGAAAGTGAATCATTTTTCTTATGGCAAGTGTTGAATCTTAATGGAGTGACAGCCAATTCGGGGTTTGAAGTGGGAACACTTGTCAGCTATCTACTTGAAGCTTCCCGGTTAGAGATCTCCAAGTCTTGTTATTGGGTATCTAGTATCAGTGTTTCTTTGGATGAGATTGTCTACCTGTTAAGGGTAGTACTATAAAATGGGGATACAATCACATTGCTTTAAAGTAATTGTTCTAAGTCACCATCCTAGTGAATTACAATAAATGGAGTTGGAGGAATGAAGTGTTTTCCGACAAACACTATTGGCTTGGGGTTAGATTTCTAGTAAATTACGGTAAATCCTTTTCAGTGATGTGGCATTGGGGTTTTAGTGTTGAAATTGAAGGTTATTGAAGTGGGGTGATGCTTCCAAAGTATGGGCTTTCTTACTTAAAGTGATCAGTGGGTTACAGAGGATGCTGGTACTCATGCTTTTGCCTTCAGCAAGGGAATTTGAACCTAAATCTGGCTTTCAATGGATGATTGAATGTGGTTGTGGATTGATCATCACCGTAGTAAGTTACAGGGTAAAACCTTTTGGGTCATGGTTTTGCCTGTTGGGTGTTACCAACTTAATTATCAACTTGAATTTGTATTACTGCTTCCCTTGTTAATGCAATTTGACATATGTGTTGAGTTCATGCCCTTATATTGCATTTAGACAAATGCACCATCAACCTCATGCTGTTGTCAATACGTATGCAGTACTATATGTGTATTTAACGTATCCATACGTTCTTTACAGTAATACTCCTCTCCTCTGTTCTCTACTATATCAGGTGGGACTCTGGATTTTTGGCGGGAAGCTGAATGTGGATGCCGTCACTGCTGCCATTCTTGGACTATCGATCCTCCTGGTGAGTGGGGTTGTGACATGGAAGGAGTGCTTAGCCGAATCAGTTGCCTGGGATACCCTTACGTGGTTTGCTGCCCTCATTGCAATGGCTGGGTATCTCAACAAATATGGTCTCATCTCCTGGTTCAGCCAATCTGTAGTCAAggtttgtctttcttttttcttactgGTATCTCCTTGTGTGTTCTTTCTCTCAATAATGCAAAGATAGGTTGCTGACATTGAAGCACTTGAAATTTTACTGTTCTTGGTTGATTTATAACTTTCAGGTGAGTCAGTTTTGCTTACCATCTGTTGTGATGTGTCCTGGACATCTCTATTTCTGATTTTGCTATTTATGTTATGAGTTTGATTCTGTGTAACCGGACAAGACTAACTCTTGTGCTGGTTTTGATGCTGCGAAAGTAATCCATACGTCAAGCAAGTGTCTAGATTTTATATTCCACATCCCAACTTCTGTAAGAGATTCATCATTAAAACGCTTATTTTAAATTGAGGCCTGCCATTCTGTAATATATCTTCACGTGTCTGAGATTGGAAACAATACTGGAAGTTGGTTGAAATATTGTGCACTCTGGCCCTTCTCTTTTTCCTAAGAATAATGCTAAATGcattatttgatttttaatcCTGTGATTGATAGTATAAAAGTTTCATTATTGGGTTCAATAGATTACTTGAGCTCTTTTATTCATAGGAGCAGTCTTACTGTTAGCCACACATAAAGACTATCCACTCTAGCAAAGGATGTCAcgaaatcatttattttttccataATGGAATCTAGAATGATTTTTATTCTATATCATATGGGTGTTACCCTAAAAACTTACATCATTTGTACTTTTGCTTGGAAAATGCTGCCTTGAGATTTGCATGGTAATTAATCTAAAACTATGATCAATAATCTAcatgatttaatttatttatctaCATATTTTCCAAGATCATTGCATTTTGTTCTTTGCATAGAAAGGTCAGTGCCTTTTATCTTGGGCATAGATAAAAAGATAAGGATGCCATTACGTTAGTAACAATTGACTCTGCATCTAACCTTATAAAAATATTCCTAACACCATTTATCTTTTTGTACAGTTTGTTGGTGGATTGGGTCTTTCATGGCAGCTATCTTTTGGCATTCTGGTCCTTCTCTATTTCTACTCTCACTACTTCTTTGCAAGCGGAGCTGCTCACATTGGTGCCATGTTTACAGCCTTCCTATCTGTTGCCAGTGCCCTTGGCACTCCACCATACTTTGGAGCCATGGTGCTCGCCTTCCTCTCAAACCTCATGGGTGGCCTTACCCACTATGGCATTGGGTCAGCTCCAGTTTTCTATGGTGCCAACTATGTCCCTCTTGCCAAATGGTGGGGCTACGGATTCCTCATTTCTGTTGTCAATATTATCATCTGGCTCGGAGTTGGAGGGATTTGGTGGAAGTTCATTGGCTTGTGGTAAAGGAGCCGGTCGTCAGAATTTGCCGACCCCAACCCTAgtaatttctgattttttgttCACCCTCAGGTGCAATTTTCCCACTTTGatgttgattttcatttttgattGCATATCTTAGAAATAATCTTTTGGTTGCTTTGGCGGACAGACCTTAGGGGGGAAAATGGTATACAGACGAGGTCCATTTAGAAATTAGAATCTGTATCTGAAAATTTTGATGTGGCATGCAATTGCCTGCAATTTATGAACAAGTGATTACTTGGATCATCATAGAATAAATCTCTCTTCCTGCAAAGCTTTcattgtgtttttgtttttcctgtGGTGTGGAGAAAGTGAAAGTCGAATCTGTCCTACTGTCTTAAGGAGATTTCAATGAAATAGTTTACAGATAGAAGCAAAAGCAGTGTCCACCTGCTTCTTGTGATGGCGAAGAGCTTGCATGCCACTAATTAGAAATCTGATGCCTTCAACTTAAGCATTAATATGAAACAAAAGCAGTGGAAGGTGTGCTTATTCCTCCATGAATATTTCTTTTGGTGATGTATATGGCTGCGGGCAGGGCACAACTGATTGTACCATTTCAGGATTGAATGGTTGAGGATCTCCTGTAAATCAAACAGGACCACGTCGAAATGGAAGTTAAATCAGTCCACTGTGTCTTGGGCTTAAAATCAGCTTGCTTTGATGTTGGGCTCTTAGGGTGCGAAGTACAAAGAGCTATGGGAATTAGATCCTCTGTCTGCCCTTAGGGGCAGCCCCACAGAGATGGGATGTGTTATTATCCTACATCAATCTTACATCAAGACATATTGGGTGTAAGACTTAAGCATATAGGACCCACATATATGAGACCTACATGCATGGAACCCACCAATTAGCCCCGTTTGGcaaccccctcccctccctctttctttcttttcacttatcttaaaaaacattaacttcaaaacattctcgacttttttcactttttatatgatatcaacaattttttattactatttaaataaaaaaaaaccccactacaatacaaatttcttttactttttcatataaattttttatattttatatcacatcaatcattttttacaactactcaaaaaaaaattcccctcATATTTAATGACGGACACGAGAAGTTACTTAAAATATGTCAcgtcaattaatataaaataagtgtgaTAAATATGCGTGTATAATAGTATTACATCTAATCATGCTACTTGCATCTCTAAACTCATGCCAAAATTGAGAAATTTAGAACACTTGGATAGTGGAATGTCACTTCTATCGAATATGAAAGAAATTTCTGGAGGTGGGAAGATGGAAGATAAGATAGACAAGTTGAAGTGGAGCTTCACAGAATGGCTTTGATGGGACACACATGTTATAGGAACAACATTAAAAACGAAGAGGAAGTTGCAgatcttttctctcttttgctaTCTTTCTTTAAAACCATGGCTTCCTCAGCATTTTAT
Coding sequences:
- the LOC133877702 gene encoding dicarboxylate transporter 1, chloroplastic, whose product is MASIALTSSLSLAPPSLPSLRSRKPTRFAAQFRSISTPFHFSRQPNSLSLSKSASTSLFQTRPNPNRNQSNDTKFTVRSAASGGASVAAKPPSPPWQGAAIKPLLASIATGVILWLVPVPSGVSRNAWQLLAVFLATIVGIITQPLPLGAVALMGLGASVLTKTLTFSAAFSAFGDPIPWLIALAFFFARGFIKTGLGNRIAYQFVSLFGSSSLGLGYSLVFSEALLAPAIPSVSARAGGIFLPLVKSLCVACGSNVGDGTEERLGSWLMLTCFQTSVISSAMFLTAMAANPLAANLTFNTIKQTIGWTDWAKAAIVPGLVSLIVVPFLLYVIYPPTVKSSPDAPKLAREKLAQMGPMSKNEIIMAGTLLLTVGLWIFGGKLNVDAVTAAILGLSILLVSGVVTWKECLAESVAWDTLTWFAALIAMAGYLNKYGLISWFSQSVVKFVGGLGLSWQLSFGILVLLYFYSHYFFASGAAHIGAMFTAFLSVASALGTPPYFGAMVLAFLSNLMGGLTHYGIGSAPVFYGANYVPLAKWWGYGFLISVVNIIIWLGVGGIWWKFIGLW